From a region of the Chloroflexota bacterium genome:
- a CDS encoding glyoxalase — protein MGYVPVGYCTVNPFIISNQATQLSAFLQAVFGAQPVEAAHTIDTDGLVLHSELKLGDSTLMVVDRKPDWPWTPSFLQVYVVDLAQTLQTAIAHGATIVTEPTPMYGELFSRFVDPWHNLWWVYQYIGMDSWEATTDEGETWDTQSLELNYIHRTLMQTMAGLGQPK, from the coding sequence ATGGGATATGTACCAGTCGGTTATTGCACGGTTAACCCATTTATTATCAGCAACCAAGCCACCCAGCTTAGTGCATTTTTACAAGCAGTGTTTGGAGCACAGCCAGTTGAGGCAGCGCACACCATCGATACTGATGGTTTGGTGTTGCATTCAGAGCTTAAACTTGGCGATTCGACGTTGATGGTGGTTGATCGCAAGCCCGATTGGCCTTGGACACCCAGTTTTTTACAAGTCTATGTTGTCGATCTGGCCCAAACCTTGCAAACTGCTATAGCTCATGGTGCAACGATTGTGACCGAGCCAACCCCGATGTATGGCGAACTTTTCTCGCGTTTCGTCGATCCATGGCACAATCTTTGGTGGGTGTATCAATATATTGGAATGGATTCGTGGGAAGCAACTACTGATGAGGGTGAAACATGGGATACCCAATCGCTAGAGTTGAATTATATCCATCGTACCCTTATGCAAACCATGGCAGGGCTAGGCCAACCAAAGTAA
- a CDS encoding SRPBCC family protein has translation MLELNVQQNPHSKTGMLIRRPIEQVFEALIDPNITSKFWFTTGSGRLEQGKSVIWHWAMYDVEAEVTPIVVQPPTKLVIKWPSYNGQTEVAWSLQVQPAEATYLEVSESGFTGTLESISKHIVDSTEGFCLVLAGLKAWLEHGIALNLVADRFPTGYHDQVSAEDA, from the coding sequence ATGCTTGAGTTGAATGTCCAACAAAACCCGCATTCTAAAACAGGGATGCTGATTCGCCGACCAATTGAGCAGGTATTTGAGGCACTGATTGATCCGAACATCACCAGCAAATTTTGGTTTACCACGGGTAGTGGTCGGCTGGAGCAAGGCAAGTCGGTGATATGGCACTGGGCAATGTATGATGTTGAGGCTGAGGTAACGCCAATTGTGGTGCAGCCACCAACCAAGTTAGTGATTAAATGGCCTAGTTACAATGGTCAAACCGAGGTTGCATGGTCGCTGCAAGTGCAGCCTGCTGAGGCAACTTATCTTGAGGTAAGCGAAAGCGGGTTTACTGGGACGCTGGAGTCGATCAGTAAACACATAGTTGATTCAACTGAAGGTTTTTGTTTGGTTCTGGCTGGGCTTAAAGCATGGCTTGAGCATGGGATTGCTCTCAATCTGGTGGCTGATCGCTTTCCTACAGGCTATCACGATCAGGTATCAGCCGAAGATGCTTAG
- a CDS encoding SRPBCC domain-containing protein: MNHPINSRTRWLNAPRAVVWNALTEPATIGSWLLPPALGAQLILLDDQRIGSALGGMTIPFLQLDVIEPNRQLIWLGLPDRLYPIHFSLADHADGTEVVVTMQPSTAQINHPQADAWEQGLSNLQAAIAGESLPFPDGFIAKLLGFRHEAVTFTLERSIWIAATQQKVWNAVTDPQAYAIWFSPNSTWELTSLEEGGKLFVRDPETGGELYTQIIEVLDPIQRFVLRTDAATLGAAERTDYRLHTEENGTRLTIINTGYTVLGETERATSMEQNSIGFGMMLENIQAYLEEQPLPYPWGF, encoded by the coding sequence ATGAATCATCCAATCAATAGCCGCACCCGCTGGCTCAACGCCCCTCGCGCGGTCGTTTGGAATGCCCTCACCGAGCCTGCCACGATCGGCTCATGGCTGTTACCACCAGCTCTTGGTGCACAACTGATCTTGCTTGACGATCAGCGGATTGGCAGTGCGCTTGGGGGAATGACGATCCCGTTTCTTCAGCTCGACGTGATTGAACCCAATCGGCAGCTTATATGGCTGGGTCTCCCTGATCGCCTCTACCCAATCCATTTTAGCCTAGCTGACCATGCCGATGGAACCGAAGTCGTTGTGACCATGCAACCTTCCACCGCCCAAATCAATCATCCGCAGGCTGATGCGTGGGAGCAGGGGTTAAGCAATCTGCAAGCGGCAATTGCAGGCGAATCACTCCCTTTCCCTGATGGCTTTATCGCCAAATTACTGGGCTTTCGCCATGAAGCCGTGACCTTTACCCTTGAGCGGAGCATTTGGATTGCCGCTACACAGCAGAAGGTCTGGAATGCCGTTACCGACCCACAAGCCTATGCAATCTGGTTTTCGCCAAATTCTACTTGGGAGTTGACGAGCCTCGAAGAAGGGGGCAAGCTTTTTGTCCGTGATCCGGAAACGGGCGGGGAACTCTATACACAAATTATCGAGGTGCTTGATCCCATCCAGCGCTTCGTTTTACGCACCGATGCCGCCACCCTGGGCGCAGCAGAACGCACCGATTATCGCTTACACACCGAAGAAAATGGCACGCGCTTGACGATTATCAATACCGGCTATACCGTACTTGGTGAGACCGAACGCGCTACGAGCATGGAACAAAATTCGATTGGCTTTGGTATGATGCTTGAGAATATCCAAGCCTATCTCGAAGAACAGCCACTTCCCTACCCATGGGGTTTCTAG
- a CDS encoding metalloregulator ArsR/SmtB family transcription factor — protein sequence MLSNSTTREVHAIFAALGDPIRRMVIEYIAAHGPQTATQLATQFPISRQGVLKHLIILSNAGLVVVEQAGKEKRYRLVPAAFGSIEQWVATLSIVWDERLSRLKQMLEE from the coding sequence ATGCTGAGCAATTCAACCACCCGTGAAGTCCACGCCATTTTTGCCGCATTAGGTGATCCCATTCGGCGCATGGTGATTGAATATATCGCAGCACATGGGCCACAAACCGCCACCCAGCTGGCAACCCAGTTTCCCATCAGCCGCCAAGGCGTGCTCAAGCACTTAATTATCTTGAGCAACGCCGGGCTGGTGGTCGTTGAACAGGCTGGCAAGGAAAAGCGCTATCGTCTCGTTCCGGCAGCATTTGGCTCAATTGAACAGTGGGTTGCGACGTTGAGCATCGTGTGGGATGAACGGCTCAGTCGCCTCAAACAGATGCTCGAAGAGTAG
- a CDS encoding universal stress protein — translation MRSDSASYRYGEHRIYLSLAPGIGCTRRLMADAQLLAAQGYDVGIAFNASSDYLCDFARGLRPLPLIYERQNNQRIEALDLATILNDPPQIIVLGNLAHQHGLPNQPIEPLQLVEQLRMAGIAVWSTIYAYNLTTIAPIFTRLTNVTPSPVIPESALEQASELVLIDPEPTDIIRQLDEGILLAPPDAEQARQTALRLDVLNQLRAATHALLEIRRPLSDSAERPRWLVGIGFNPSAMYLLQRAADLAYGMGALLIGVHIRPPGGGSSGYRLAAREHLDYAEELCHEVVIIEEKDVAAAMLQVAHEQHATGIFIGRPVRSRWDELRGGSLLTKLINSDRDLDIFVLADAPQ, via the coding sequence ATGCGATCTGATTCCGCTTCATACCGTTATGGCGAACATCGCATTTATTTGAGCTTAGCGCCAGGCATTGGCTGCACCCGACGCTTGATGGCCGATGCCCAGTTGTTAGCGGCACAAGGCTATGATGTTGGGATTGCCTTTAATGCTTCGAGCGACTATTTATGCGATTTTGCCCGTGGTTTGCGGCCTTTACCGTTAATTTATGAGCGCCAGAACAATCAACGAATTGAGGCGCTTGATCTAGCAACAATCCTCAACGACCCGCCCCAAATTATTGTGCTAGGTAATTTAGCCCATCAACATGGCCTGCCCAATCAGCCGATTGAGCCATTGCAGTTGGTTGAGCAATTGCGTATGGCTGGAATTGCGGTGTGGTCAACGATTTATGCCTATAACCTGACCACAATTGCGCCAATTTTTACCCGCCTAACCAACGTCACGCCTAGTCCGGTTATCCCTGAAAGTGCCTTGGAGCAGGCCAGCGAGCTAGTGTTGATTGACCCTGAGCCAACCGACATTATTCGTCAGTTGGATGAGGGCATTTTGCTTGCGCCACCCGATGCTGAGCAGGCCCGTCAGACTGCGCTGCGGCTTGATGTGCTCAATCAACTCCGTGCTGCAACTCATGCCTTGCTGGAAATTCGCCGCCCTTTGAGCGATAGCGCCGAACGCCCGCGTTGGCTGGTGGGCATTGGCTTTAATCCCAGTGCGATGTATTTACTGCAACGCGCCGCCGACCTGGCCTATGGGATGGGTGCATTGCTGATTGGGGTACATATTCGCCCGCCTGGTGGTGGCTCAAGTGGCTATCGTTTGGCAGCGCGTGAACATCTCGATTATGCCGAAGAGTTGTGCCATGAAGTGGTGATTATCGAGGAAAAAGATGTAGCGGCAGCGATGTTGCAAGTGGCCCATGAGCAGCATGCAACTGGTATCTTTATTGGACGGCCTGTGCGCTCACGTTGGGACGAGCTGCGGGGCGGCTCGTTGCTAACCAAATTGATCAATAGCGATCGCGATTTAGATATTTTTGTGCTCGCCGATGCACCACAGTAA
- a CDS encoding DUF2298 domain-containing protein: protein MIAWWISIVLIGTLALPLSMRLFGHLPGRGLAWSKALGLLVVAWIAWMGAMLNLSGFDGVTVGLGLIGLGTLGWFVQQPFDKARLLAAIRQYWPQWLAYELLFALVFWLGIQLRLHGMYGSGIHGTEKPMEAMLFSAVLNSPSYPPSDLWLAGFSVNYYYFGYVLISVLSVLSGATIGETFNLGLATIIGLASLGIAGLVATMAGLWWREYLLSRLRLVAIGALGLFACVLVLFAGNQIGALQKIVNSPEVNKLTDSQRVSVLWQALQGIQPATVDSNTLKSENTGISKSSTLPSMGEKFEAWPPSRAIFDDNQETMIIIDNQQRLGMHQREIITEFPFFSFYLADMHPHVLSIPLTLLAIALALAIFVRPAMVRFPKQDWLELAMAGLVIGGLYAANSWDAPTFGVLYALGLLGLWRSHTPQPTRRDWLQLAGQVGLVVLAAALLYMPFLLTFSSFAGRDNVPEPFASIPIIGSLGKIMAPARDHSGWTDLVAIFGLFLVPIIAWLSRTIKVWQLWAVTGAVLLLGLIVGIPAIVFLPIAVICWQTAWQRNQRDAESFSLVLVGLAALIIVVVDFIYLRDIFDNRMNTIFKVYYQAWVLLGIAAASSIWGLLSNAQWRRWTNALWLPLFGLLFAGALVYPISVLNPTTSPSWDASGAKLDAVESSAYFSEAIRKAALWLQTNTSIDSVLATAPGNSYQDGGELATLSGRPTLLAWPGSHEGLWRSKQPDANQQVSQRQGDISAIYNATDINQLREVLARQRVDYVVWGPNEQKAYPQANIGLLEQVASKVYEADGWIIYQVQP from the coding sequence ATGATTGCTTGGTGGATAAGCATCGTTTTAATTGGAACTCTGGCGCTACCGTTGAGTATGCGCCTATTTGGGCATTTGCCAGGGCGGGGCTTGGCATGGAGCAAAGCGCTGGGCTTGTTGGTTGTTGCATGGATCGCTTGGATGGGCGCTATGCTCAATCTTTCGGGCTTCGATGGGGTGACGGTTGGCTTGGGCTTAATTGGCCTGGGCACGCTCGGTTGGTTTGTGCAACAACCGTTCGATAAAGCCCGTTTGCTGGCAGCAATTCGCCAATATTGGCCGCAATGGCTGGCCTATGAGTTGCTGTTTGCTTTGGTTTTTTGGCTGGGCATTCAGTTGCGTTTGCATGGAATGTATGGCTCAGGGATTCATGGCACCGAAAAACCGATGGAAGCGATGCTGTTTAGCGCTGTGCTGAATAGCCCTAGCTATCCGCCAAGCGATTTATGGCTAGCCGGATTTAGCGTTAATTATTATTATTTTGGCTATGTGCTGATCAGTGTGTTGAGCGTGCTCAGCGGGGCAACCATTGGCGAAACGTTTAATCTTGGTTTGGCCACCATTATTGGCTTAGCCAGCCTTGGGATTGCTGGTTTGGTTGCGACCATGGCGGGTTTGTGGTGGCGTGAGTATCTACTATCACGGTTGCGCTTAGTGGCGATTGGTGCATTAGGCTTGTTTGCCTGTGTGTTGGTGCTGTTTGCGGGCAACCAAATTGGCGCTTTACAGAAGATCGTCAATTCTCCAGAAGTCAATAAGCTAACCGATAGCCAACGAGTTTCAGTCTTGTGGCAGGCACTACAAGGCATTCAGCCTGCAACCGTCGATTCGAATACGCTAAAATCTGAAAATACTGGCATCTCCAAAAGCTCGACCCTGCCATCAATGGGCGAGAAATTTGAGGCTTGGCCGCCATCACGCGCAATCTTCGATGATAATCAAGAAACCATGATCATTATCGATAATCAGCAACGGCTTGGCATGCATCAGCGCGAGATTATTACCGAATTTCCCTTCTTCAGCTTTTACCTTGCCGATATGCACCCGCACGTTTTGTCGATTCCGCTGACCCTGCTAGCGATTGCTTTGGCCTTGGCGATTTTTGTCCGGCCAGCGATGGTGCGTTTCCCCAAGCAGGATTGGCTGGAATTGGCCATGGCTGGCTTGGTGATTGGCGGTTTATATGCAGCTAATTCGTGGGATGCTCCGACCTTTGGTGTGTTGTATGCCTTGGGTTTGCTTGGCTTGTGGCGGAGTCATACGCCGCAACCAACCCGCCGCGATTGGCTACAGCTTGCAGGCCAAGTTGGTTTAGTGGTCTTGGCGGCAGCCTTGTTGTATATGCCATTCCTGTTGACATTTAGCTCGTTTGCGGGCCGTGATAACGTGCCCGAACCATTTGCCAGTATTCCAATTATTGGGAGCTTGGGCAAAATTATGGCTCCCGCCCGTGATCATTCTGGCTGGACTGATTTAGTGGCGATTTTTGGCTTGTTCTTAGTGCCAATTATTGCTTGGCTCAGCCGCACAATCAAAGTTTGGCAATTATGGGCCGTGACTGGTGCAGTGCTACTGCTGGGTTTGATTGTTGGAATTCCCGCAATTGTCTTTTTGCCGATTGCCGTGATCTGTTGGCAAACGGCGTGGCAACGCAATCAGCGCGATGCCGAAAGCTTTAGCTTGGTATTGGTTGGTTTGGCGGCATTAATTATTGTCGTCGTCGATTTTATCTATCTGCGCGACATTTTTGATAATCGCATGAACACGATTTTCAAGGTCTATTATCAAGCTTGGGTGCTGTTGGGAATCGCGGCTGCTAGCAGTATTTGGGGTTTGTTGAGCAATGCCCAATGGCGACGCTGGACGAATGCGCTGTGGTTGCCGCTGTTTGGTTTGCTGTTTGCTGGGGCGTTGGTCTACCCAATTTCAGTGCTTAACCCTACAACCTCGCCCTCGTGGGATGCGAGTGGTGCGAAACTTGATGCAGTGGAAAGTTCAGCGTATTTCTCCGAGGCGATTCGCAAGGCAGCGCTTTGGCTCCAAACCAATACTTCGATCGATAGCGTTTTGGCAACTGCTCCAGGCAACAGTTATCAAGATGGTGGTGAGTTAGCAACCTTGAGTGGTCGGCCAACCTTATTAGCTTGGCCAGGCTCGCATGAAGGTTTATGGCGCAGCAAACAGCCCGATGCAAACCAGCAAGTTAGTCAGCGTCAAGGCGATATTAGTGCCATTTACAATGCCACCGATATCAATCAACTGCGCGAAGTTTTGGCTCGCCAGCGGGTCGATTATGTGGTGTGGGGGCCAAACGAGCAAAAAGCCTATCCACAGGCCAATATTGGCTTGCTTGAACAGGTTGCCAGCAAAGTTTATGAAGCCGATGGCTGGATCATCTACCAAGTACAACCATAG
- a CDS encoding YafY family transcriptional regulator, which translates to MYSPTSRLLGVLELLQSRQQMSGSELAQRLEIHPRTVRRYIQQLQDMGIPVEAERGIYGAYRLKPGQRVPPLLFTEQETLALSLGLLTIRELQFPVERAIAETTLAKIERVLPAGLVQHARALQAAISIQLDIRSQRIEPAWLMQLSLAVQRCQSIQLEYLSAQQNMTERMIAPYGIVFNEGAWYLVGYCDLRRAMRVFRLDRIQAMRLLDSSFERPASIDIVAIVESALNAANQPDEVEVLLKTTIEHARQIIPPAMGRLEATPQGVLLRRAAVHLEWVAFTLLELDIPVVVLQPAALRELLQAIATKALGMINDPAALTD; encoded by the coding sequence ATGTATTCGCCAACCAGCCGACTGTTAGGTGTGCTTGAACTCTTGCAATCGCGCCAGCAAATGAGTGGAAGTGAGCTAGCTCAGCGGCTCGAAATTCACCCGCGCACGGTTCGCCGTTATATTCAACAACTGCAAGATATGGGGATTCCGGTCGAGGCTGAACGAGGTATCTACGGCGCTTATCGTTTAAAGCCAGGCCAGCGAGTTCCACCACTATTATTCACCGAACAAGAAACCCTTGCCTTGAGTTTAGGTTTATTAACAATTCGCGAATTGCAGTTTCCGGTTGAGCGAGCAATCGCTGAAACCACCTTGGCCAAGATCGAACGGGTATTGCCTGCTGGTTTGGTGCAGCATGCCCGTGCCCTGCAAGCAGCCATCAGTATTCAACTTGATATCCGTTCGCAGCGAATTGAGCCAGCTTGGTTGATGCAATTGAGTTTGGCGGTGCAACGCTGTCAATCAATCCAACTTGAATATTTGTCTGCCCAACAGAATATGACTGAACGCATGATCGCGCCATATGGAATTGTTTTTAACGAAGGCGCTTGGTATCTGGTGGGCTATTGCGATTTACGCAGGGCTATGCGGGTGTTTCGCTTGGATCGCATTCAGGCGATGCGATTGTTGGATTCAAGCTTCGAGCGGCCAGCCTCAATTGATATTGTCGCGATTGTAGAGTCAGCCCTGAACGCCGCCAATCAGCCTGACGAGGTTGAGGTGCTGCTCAAAACAACTATCGAACATGCCCGCCAAATTATTCCGCCAGCCATGGGTCGGCTTGAAGCAACGCCGCAGGGAGTTCTGTTGCGCCGCGCCGCTGTGCATTTGGAATGGGTCGCCTTTACATTGCTGGAGCTTGATATTCCAGTGGTGGTGCTACAACCTGCTGCATTACGTGAGCTGCTTCAAGCGATCGCAACCAAAGCTTTGGGCATGATTAATGATCCTGCTGCACTAACCGATTAA
- a CDS encoding GNAT family N-acetyltransferase, which translates to MNLVIRQYADQDRAAVVDLSIRAWTPVFASMEAAMDAAVFKHFYPDWPTNQQQAVETVCAAETNQTWVALVEAQIVGFVATTLHQTSSMGEIVMLAVDPDTQQQGIGATLTQFAIEHFRNVGMQVAMVETGGDPGHEPARQTYAKQGFRLMPIARYFQAL; encoded by the coding sequence ATGAATCTCGTTATTCGGCAATATGCCGACCAAGACCGTGCCGCAGTCGTCGATCTTTCGATTCGCGCTTGGACACCAGTATTTGCCTCGATGGAAGCTGCCATGGATGCTGCGGTGTTCAAGCATTTCTACCCCGATTGGCCGACCAACCAGCAGCAAGCCGTCGAAACGGTTTGTGCCGCTGAAACCAACCAAACGTGGGTTGCCTTGGTTGAGGCACAAATTGTCGGCTTTGTGGCGACAACCTTGCATCAAACCAGTAGCATGGGCGAAATCGTCATGCTGGCAGTTGATCCCGATACTCAGCAACAAGGGATTGGCGCGACGCTAACCCAGTTTGCGATCGAGCATTTTCGCAATGTTGGTATGCAGGTAGCCATGGTCGAAACTGGCGGCGATCCAGGTCATGAGCCAGCTCGTCAAACCTATGCCAAACAAGGCTTTCGTTTGATGCCAATCGCCCGCTACTTTCAAGCCTTGTAA